The Drosophila biarmipes strain raj3 chromosome 2L, RU_DBia_V1.1, whole genome shotgun sequence genome has a window encoding:
- the LOC108036797 gene encoding glutactin, which produces MTRFSGVLLLLAIVLLAIIVADALAEKSTNRQKQLSPGVGKQGLGNRRNKRPKPQQGQKLKPNKQQVQKSQDPKVFTATVPALGRLRGRTLTTDWTGKKIIQFLDIPYGKAERFKPAEPAPSWRGVLPAHRPHAGCPSIQDLIAFAKLEENGFDVEDCLRLTVNTKAMEGQSSPVMVYIHGDFFYDGDSVEAAPGYLLEHDVVLVSIRYRLGPFGFLSTLTDEMPGNAAVTDIILALKWVQQHIASFGGDPQRVTLFGQVGGAALVNVLTLSPAVPAGLFHRVIYQSGTALSPAFITDAPLGSTKAIGRIAGCKQPAKVDQLNKCLTRLNATMLLAAFSVHGEDQPSLTGGAYGGVQLVIGGPSGILPEHPGRLLAAEKFQAYPTIGGSVKHGGTFMLRDIFADIFNETILDDKMTARQYIDTIIEHANGADPTGSWREFSDEEIFTDADVKDGSFKRLTPGLIDLCSTISLKNPVLLVLQANAKKLPNSTYLYSFDYEGEQNRYATGENEASFVPFDMGVSLTDDNLYLFPWPRFLSLNSNRDLKVARRLVALWTSFATTGVPQAPGLPTWPTMSDETGPYLRIGRTVSFGENYLDEYRIAVEEVKQGYSLVNEDYYDLESALLATSKQGQWSGFNEEDEQDDVEGERAANEARGQNLVFIARKSMHAQKQ; this is translated from the exons ATGACTCGGTTTAGTGGAGTTTTACTGCTCCTGGCAATCGTCCTTTTAGCCATTATTGTGGCCGATGCCCTGGCGGAAAAGAGCACTAACAGACAGAAGCAGCTGAGTCCCGGTGTGGGAAAGCAAGGCTTGGGCAACCGCAGGAACAAGCGTCCTAAGCCCCAACAAGGCCAGAAACTGAAACCCAACAAGCAACAGGTGCAGAAATCCCAAGATCCCAAGGTTTTCACAGCAACGGTTCCCGCTTTGGGAAGGCTCCGAGGGCGAACGCTCACCACCGATTGGACTGGAAAGAAGATAATACAGTTCTTAGACATACCGTACGGAAAAGCGGAACGATTTAAG CCAGCTGAACCAGCACCATCTTGGAGGGGTGTTCTTCCCGCCCACCGACCGCACGCCGGCTGTCCGTCCATTCAGGATCTGATCGCGTTCGCTAAGCTGGAAGAAAACGGCTTCGATGTGGAGGACTGTCTGCGGCTAACAGTAAACACCAAGGCG ATGGAGGGCCAGTCCTCGCCGGTAATGGTGTACATCCACGGCGACTTCTTCTACGACGGAGACTCCGTGGAGGCGGCTCCAGGATATTTGCTGGAGCACGATGTCGTCCTAGTGTCCATCCGTTATCGCCTTGGTCCTTTTGGCTTCCTGTCCACGCTGACCGACGAGATGCCCGGCAATGCGGCGGTCACCGACATTATCCTGGCACTCAAGTGGGTTCAGCAGCACATTGCATCCTTCGGCGGCGATCCACAGCGAGTGACGCTCTTTGGCCAAGTGGGGGGCGCCGCGCTAGTCAACGTACTCACCCTGAGTCCGGCCGTTCCGGCAGGCCTCTTCCACCGCGTAATCTATCAGTCGGGAACGGCTCTGTCGCCCGCATTTATTACGGACGCGCCCCTGGGCTCCACCAAGGCCATCGGAAGGATTGCTGGTTGCAAACAGCCCGCCAAGGTAGATCAGCTCAACAAGTGCCTGACCCGCCTGAATGCCACCATGCTCCTGGCCGCCTTCAGTGTCCACGGCGAGGATCAGCCGTCGCTGACGGGTGGAGCGTACGGCGGAGTGCAGCTCGTAATTGGAGGTCCGTCTGGCATTCTGCCGGAACACCCTGGTCGCCTGCTGGCCGCCGAGAAGTTCCAGGCATATCCCACAATTGGGGGAAGCGTCAAGCACGGCGGCACCTTCATGCTCAGAG ACATTTTTGCTGATATCTTTAACGAGACGATTCTGGATGACAAAATGACCGCTCGACAGTACATCGATACCATTATCGAACATGCCAATGGAGCGGATCCCACTGGATCGTGGAGGGAGTTTTCCGACGAGGAGATATTTACTGATGCTGATGTGAAGGACGGCAGCTTTAAGCGGCTGACCCCTGGTCTGATTGAT CTTTGCAGTACGATTTCTCTAAAGAATCCAGTGTTGCTGGTCCTGCAGGCCAACGCAAAGAAGTTACCCAACAGTACATATTTGTACAGCTTTGACTACGAGGGTGAACAGAATCGCTATGCCACAGGTGAGAACGAGGCAAGCTTCGTGCCCTTTGACATGGGTGTTTCGCTCACGGACGACAACCTGTACCTGTTCCCCTGGCCTCGATTCCTGTCGCTCAACTCGAACCGCGATCTCAAGGTGGCCCGGCGCCTGGTGGCTTTGTGGACGTCCTTTGCAACAACGGGGGTTCCACAAGCACCCGGTCTGCCCACCTGGCCGACGATGAGCGACGAGACTGGGCCCTACCTGAGGATCGGCCGCACCGTCAGTTTCGGAGAAAATTACCTGGACGAGTACCGCATTGCCGTGGAGGAGGTGAAACAAGGATACAGCCTTGTCAACGAGGACTATTACGATCTGGAATCGGCTCTTTTGGCAACCAGCAAGCAAGGCCAGTGGTCCGGCTTTAACGAGGAGGATGAACAAGATGATGTCGAAGGCGAGAGGGCTGCTAATGAGGCTCGAGGTCAGAACTTGGTCTTCATTGCCAGGAAGTCTATGCACGCCCAGAAGCAGTAA